In Marixanthomonas ophiurae, one genomic interval encodes:
- a CDS encoding sensor histidine kinase gives MITPAIPANEQERLAALRSYQMLDTLPEKDFDTITTLTASICDVPISFITLMDADRNYLKSQHGIDLQESPRDTSFCGHAIVDNAEVFLVKDALKDIRFKDNPVVTEQNIRFYAGVTLYNPDGYALGTLCILDNKPRELTDKQINALKALASQVVNLLEERKKNIALKKLQKELKENNEQLKNFAGIISHDMKMPLANMIVTSDILKKKYGESMDDQGIEYLDYLKQSSFTLSEYITGLLEHYESDKTSQKSFEEFDTLHLFEEIVELLNINVDCEINLPDENLEVSCNRAALEQILINLIGNSLKYNDKDKIVINIDSEKKNGMLYIKVSDNGIGIPKEKLKNIFDLFTTLGNLDRNGKKGNGIGLSTVKKLINNLGGDISVTSELGKGTTFDFSIECK, from the coding sequence TTGATAACACCAGCCATTCCAGCTAACGAGCAGGAACGACTAGCCGCATTGAGGTCTTACCAGATGCTGGATACGCTTCCGGAAAAAGATTTTGACACAATTACTACCTTAACGGCGAGTATTTGCGATGTACCTATATCTTTTATTACTTTAATGGATGCAGATCGTAATTACTTAAAATCTCAACATGGGATTGATTTGCAGGAGTCCCCTCGAGATACTTCATTTTGCGGACATGCCATTGTAGATAATGCCGAAGTTTTTTTAGTAAAAGATGCCCTTAAGGATATACGTTTTAAGGACAACCCTGTTGTAACTGAGCAAAATATTCGTTTTTATGCAGGAGTTACTCTTTACAATCCAGATGGATATGCCTTGGGAACACTTTGTATATTAGACAATAAGCCAAGAGAACTTACCGACAAACAGATAAATGCATTAAAAGCATTAGCATCCCAAGTCGTTAATTTATTAGAAGAGCGAAAAAAAAATATCGCCTTAAAAAAACTTCAAAAAGAACTTAAAGAAAACAATGAGCAACTAAAAAACTTCGCTGGTATTATATCGCACGATATGAAAATGCCATTGGCCAATATGATTGTTACTTCAGATATTTTAAAAAAGAAATATGGTGAAAGCATGGATGATCAGGGCATTGAGTATCTTGATTATTTAAAACAATCTTCATTTACTTTAAGCGAATATATAACTGGGTTGTTAGAACATTATGAAAGTGATAAAACTTCACAAAAATCGTTTGAAGAGTTTGATACGCTTCATTTGTTTGAAGAAATTGTAGAGTTGTTAAATATTAATGTAGACTGTGAAATAAACTTGCCAGATGAAAACCTCGAAGTTTCTTGTAATCGTGCTGCATTAGAGCAAATTTTAATCAATCTCATTGGGAATTCCTTAAAGTATAACGATAAAGACAAAATTGTTATAAATATAGACTCTGAAAAGAAAAATGGGATGCTCTATATCAAAGTTTCAGATAATGGAATAGGAATACCAAAGGAAAAACTAAAAAATATTTTCGACTTGTTTACTACCTTGGGTAATTTAGACCGAAATGGTAAAAAAGGAAATGGCATTGGACTATCTACTGTTAAAAAATTAATAAATAATCTTGGCGGTGATATATCTGTTACTTCAGAATTAGGAAAAGGCACGACTTTTGACTTCTCTATAGAGTGTAAATAA
- a CDS encoding GAF domain-containing sensor histidine kinase encodes MEFPQPQNNEKERLEALKEYKLLSTPTTPDFHNITNLAANVCNMPIAFVSLIYKTNNHLLSCYGISLDKTPRNISFCTRAIQSFDRIYMVNDIHKNEFFKNSSIVKEYKVRFYAGVPLINPEGHALGTLCVYDHIPRKLTNVQCDTLVSLAEQIVSLLELRKKNHLLQDAENELLKRNKQLENFAQVVSHDLKSPLANITSLTRLLREENIGNLSKDSIMYLDYIEESSYTLKGYIDGTLGYYKANKLLEGQKTDIQLQPFFEKIKEMLIIQHAVFKYPTEGIVKNINEAALTQIVLNLVDNALKYNTSDTTRIKIQYESLENFHQFTIQDNGIGIDKTIQGDVFELFKTTGAKDREGKQGTGIGLATVKNLVNKMGGSISLESDIGQGSTFIFTLKK; translated from the coding sequence ATGGAATTTCCTCAACCTCAAAATAATGAAAAAGAGCGCTTAGAAGCACTTAAAGAATATAAACTGCTTAGTACACCGACGACTCCAGATTTTCATAACATCACAAATCTTGCAGCCAATGTATGTAACATGCCTATCGCATTTGTTTCTTTAATATACAAAACCAACAATCATTTACTCTCTTGTTACGGCATCTCCTTAGATAAAACACCAAGAAATATTTCATTTTGTACCCGAGCCATTCAAAGTTTTGATAGAATTTATATGGTAAACGATATTCACAAAAATGAATTTTTTAAAAACAGCTCTATTGTGAAAGAATACAAAGTTCGGTTTTATGCAGGTGTACCACTTATTAACCCTGAAGGCCATGCACTAGGCACCTTGTGTGTCTATGATCATATTCCTAGGAAACTTACTAATGTACAATGCGATACACTTGTTTCTTTAGCAGAGCAAATAGTGAGCTTATTAGAACTTAGGAAGAAAAATCATTTATTGCAGGATGCTGAGAATGAACTTTTAAAACGGAATAAACAACTTGAAAATTTTGCCCAAGTAGTTTCACACGATTTAAAGTCGCCTTTAGCAAATATAACCTCTTTAACAAGATTATTACGAGAGGAAAATATTGGTAATCTAAGTAAAGACTCCATAATGTACCTTGATTACATTGAAGAATCTTCATATACGTTAAAGGGATATATAGACGGAACGTTGGGATATTACAAAGCGAATAAATTATTAGAGGGACAAAAAACTGATATTCAGCTACAGCCTTTTTTTGAAAAAATAAAAGAAATGCTCATTATTCAACACGCTGTTTTTAAGTATCCAACAGAAGGCATTGTAAAAAACATCAACGAGGCTGCACTTACCCAGATTGTACTTAATTTAGTGGATAATGCCTTAAAGTACAACACTTCCGACACTACAAGAATAAAAATTCAGTATGAAAGTTTAGAAAACTTCCATCAATTTACCATACAAGACAACGGAATAGGAATCGATAAAACCATTCAAGGTGACGTTTTCGAACTTTTTAAAACCACAGGAGCTAAAGATCGAGAGGGAAAACAAGGAACCGGTATTGGTTTGGCAACTGTTAAAAACTTAGTAAATAAAATGGGTGGAAGTATTTCTCTTGAGTCAGATATCGGACAAGGAAGTACCTTTATCTTTACCCTAAAGAAATAG